A genomic window from Planococcus rifietoensis includes:
- a CDS encoding cytochrome c biogenesis CcdA family protein has protein sequence MATDINLLLAFGAGFLSFISPCTLPLYPAFLSYITGMTMDEIKNDRKVMQRRGMFHTLFFLLGFSTIFIALGFSTSFFYEWFVRYDELIRQVGALFIIIFGLMIVGVFTPKFLMQDRKFSFKNRPSGFLGTFVIGLAFAAGWTPCTGPITAAIYALAAANPGSGIWYMLAYVLGFAIPFFVLSFFVTRLGWLRKHHSTIMKVGGFVMIAVGILLFFDGMTYIIRILSPIFGDFQGF, from the coding sequence ATGGCAACCGATATTAATTTACTTTTGGCTTTCGGTGCCGGATTCTTGAGTTTCATCTCGCCATGTACATTGCCTTTGTATCCTGCCTTTTTATCTTATATTACAGGCATGACCATGGATGAGATTAAAAATGACCGAAAAGTAATGCAGCGCCGTGGAATGTTCCATACTTTATTTTTCCTATTGGGCTTTTCCACCATTTTCATCGCGTTGGGCTTCAGCACATCATTCTTTTATGAATGGTTCGTGCGCTACGATGAATTGATTCGCCAAGTGGGCGCATTGTTCATCATCATTTTCGGGCTGATGATCGTCGGTGTCTTTACGCCGAAATTCTTGATGCAAGACCGCAAGTTCTCGTTCAAGAACCGGCCTTCCGGATTTTTAGGCACTTTCGTTATCGGCCTTGCGTTTGCGGCTGGCTGGACGCCATGCACCGGGCCGATCACAGCGGCGATTTATGCGCTCGCTGCGGCCAACCCCGGATCAGGCATCTGGTATATGCTCGCATACGTCCTCGGCTTTGCGATTCCATTTTTCGTTTTGTCGTTTTTCGTTACCCGTCTCGGCTGGCTGCGCAAGCATCACAGCACGATTATGAAAGTCGGCGGATTCGTCATGATTGCGGTAGGAATCTTGCTGTTCTTTGACGGCATGACGTACATCATCCGTATTTTGAGCCCGATTTTCGGGGATTTCCAAGGATTCTAA
- a CDS encoding thioredoxin family protein, with protein sequence METISSMDQFQQKIESSESFLLFVKTDHCSVCEGLKPQVEGLEPNASIPFYLVNAARVPEIAGQLMLFTAPVVILFKQGKEQLRFARFVRMDELESRLGELEAELNG encoded by the coding sequence ATGGAAACCATTTCTTCAATGGATCAATTCCAACAGAAAATAGAAAGCAGCGAATCGTTTCTGCTATTCGTCAAAACCGACCATTGTTCAGTATGCGAAGGGCTGAAGCCGCAAGTCGAGGGATTGGAGCCGAATGCATCTATTCCATTCTACTTGGTGAATGCAGCGCGTGTTCCGGAAATCGCCGGGCAGTTGATGCTGTTTACGGCGCCTGTGGTCATCCTTTTCAAGCAAGGGAAAGAACAGCTGCGCTTTGCCCGTTTCGTGCGCATGGATGAGTTGGAGAGCCGCCTCGGCGAATTGGAGGCAGAATTGAATGGATGA
- the argH gene encoding argininosuccinate lyase, with amino-acid sequence MTKLWGGRFQKTAEQWVDEFGASISFDQKLVLEDLQGSMAHVTMLSSCKILPQQDADLILSGLQTLQQKAENGELEYSVSNEDIHLNLEKLLIDEIGPVGGKLHTGRSRNDQVATDMHLYLKNRVTEIIELIEAFQSAIVEQAETHVETVVPGYTHLQRAQPISFGHHLMTYFWMLQRDKERMQESLKRIDVSPLGAGAMSGTSFPIDRELSAELLGFSGVYQNSLDAVSDRDFILEFLSNSSMLMMHLSRFAEEIILWSSEEFRFIELDDTFSTGSSIMPQKKNPDMAELVRGKTGRVYGNLFGLLTTLKGLPLAYNKDMQEDKEGMFDTVHTLMGSLPIFEGMIRTMNVNTASMEKAVNSDFSNATELADYLAAKGMPFREAHDVTGKLVFTCIQRGYYLKDLPLEDLQAASPLIEDDIYETLLPQTAVKRRNSLGGTGFDQVHHQLGLAKKLIG; translated from the coding sequence ATGACCAAACTGTGGGGCGGTCGTTTCCAAAAGACAGCTGAACAGTGGGTCGACGAGTTCGGGGCTTCCATTTCCTTTGACCAGAAACTAGTGCTCGAGGATCTCCAGGGCAGCATGGCGCATGTCACCATGCTGTCTTCCTGCAAGATCCTGCCGCAGCAAGACGCTGACTTGATCTTGTCAGGGCTTCAGACGCTGCAGCAAAAAGCGGAGAATGGAGAACTCGAGTACAGCGTATCGAACGAAGACATCCACTTGAATTTAGAAAAACTCCTGATTGATGAGATCGGCCCTGTCGGTGGCAAACTCCATACCGGCAGAAGCCGCAACGACCAGGTAGCGACGGATATGCATCTGTATCTGAAAAACCGCGTGACGGAAATCATCGAGCTGATCGAAGCCTTCCAGTCGGCAATCGTCGAGCAGGCAGAAACGCATGTTGAGACGGTCGTACCGGGGTATACGCATCTTCAGCGCGCGCAGCCGATTTCATTCGGCCATCATCTGATGACCTATTTCTGGATGCTGCAGCGCGATAAAGAACGTATGCAGGAATCCTTAAAGCGCATCGATGTGTCGCCTTTAGGAGCAGGAGCGATGTCCGGGACGAGTTTCCCGATCGACCGCGAACTGTCCGCTGAACTGCTTGGCTTCTCAGGCGTCTACCAAAACAGCCTGGATGCCGTCAGCGACCGTGACTTTATCCTGGAATTCCTCAGCAACTCATCGATGCTTATGATGCACTTATCACGCTTTGCAGAGGAGATCATCCTTTGGTCGAGCGAAGAGTTCCGTTTCATCGAACTTGACGATACCTTCTCGACAGGCTCGAGCATCATGCCGCAAAAGAAAAATCCGGATATGGCGGAACTTGTCCGCGGCAAGACAGGACGCGTCTATGGCAATCTATTCGGCTTGCTGACGACTTTGAAAGGCTTGCCGCTTGCCTATAATAAAGACATGCAGGAAGACAAAGAAGGAATGTTCGACACGGTCCATACCTTGATGGGATCTTTGCCGATCTTTGAAGGGATGATCCGGACGATGAATGTCAACACCGCCTCTATGGAAAAAGCGGTGAACTCCGACTTCTCGAATGCCACGGAGCTCGCGGATTATTTGGCGGCGAAAGGCATGCCGTTCCGCGAAGCGCACGATGTCACCGGCAAGCTGGTCTTCACGTGCATACAGCGCGGCTATTATTTGAAAGACCTGCCGCTTGAGGATCTCCAGGCAGCCAGCCCGCTCATTGAAGACGATATTTACGAAACCTTGCTTCCGCAGACGGCCGTCAAACGCCGCAACTCACTAGGTGGCACAGGATTTGATCAAGTACATCATCAATTGGGACTAGCCAAGAAACTCATCGGGTGA
- a CDS encoding DUF2621 domain-containing protein — protein sequence MELEGWFLWFILFWVVVLVGLFAIGGYFMFRKFLKSMPKEDGLSDLNWEEYYVEKTIHLWGAEEKELLNELVQPVPDLFRPVAKQKIAGRIGEILLEEKAKKMEMQHIIRGYIQATPKRDHKFLRKKMAELEIDVTPYEQYFEQ from the coding sequence GTGGAATTAGAAGGCTGGTTTTTATGGTTCATATTATTCTGGGTCGTTGTGTTGGTCGGACTGTTCGCGATCGGCGGCTATTTTATGTTCCGGAAATTCCTGAAATCGATGCCAAAAGAAGATGGTCTGTCGGATCTGAACTGGGAAGAATACTACGTAGAAAAAACGATCCACCTATGGGGAGCCGAAGAAAAAGAGCTATTGAACGAACTCGTCCAACCGGTACCGGACCTATTCCGACCGGTAGCGAAACAGAAAATCGCAGGACGCATCGGCGAGATCCTGCTGGAGGAAAAAGCCAAGAAAATGGAAATGCAACACATTATCCGCGGCTATATCCAAGCGACGCCAAAACGCGACCACAAATTTTTGCGCAAAAAAATGGCCGAACTCGAAATCGATGTCACGCCATATGAGCAATATTTCGAACAATAA